One Pseudochaenichthys georgianus chromosome 7, fPseGeo1.2, whole genome shotgun sequence DNA segment encodes these proteins:
- the nol9 gene encoding polynucleotide 5'-hydroxyl-kinase NOL9: MKAHKPTQVKGHAKSQKWKDVRGKRSRPPITSSELNSSPVVAKMAVVHKASQKKKPSVKRLKNKAKPVSHAKTNTPQSVVQKPPTQANGSSVFKMDNDSNDSMEWKKYSQSIHGNGVKTSGEIQHIIPVRLEGGSLHNCAERDDRRNHAVLVMQKNQTLCFRGKCHLTCLYGRVEVMGFTIEEGQQSYPLFSPASHCPLTIRALENSDQTRDDKTEASPILKKYLTSASRKKLLKNVTTNSSIILLEPMETPLTRFLSSFTDLSELFSPPVSELMSAVLDTPLNGLGMIPLVGAIEGLKMSKSYREALNMVVRACRGDLDGCAVILVCGSKNVGKSTFIRTLINTLLNHTGSVDYLEGDLGQTEFTPAGCLCLANVTEPLLGPPFTHQTSPEHMIHFGHTSCETDLERYLESLKTLWRRRSPGRETTVVINTMGWVKGFGFQLLVDMIRFFPVSHVVQLSHSGVTQCPSMTPEFLRTAHGHQTHPPAVTALDEFTESHSPPKSYTHVIVQSEFKGAGRQGTAKHQRTNELRELSLLAYLSQLQSPDPGPIRPLHTLTPYQVPQSAVALGVIHCEVVPSHMFYAANASLVALCCLGEKVSSKGGPVLLSQAPICPCVGFGVLRGIDLARGLYFLLTPVDPSILRNVNCFLLGAISLPSCILTTQPGFDGEMPYITKDYSFDLTGAGKLRVFKGLTRPSQMGN, encoded by the exons ATGAAGGCACATAAACCCACACAGGTGAAGGGCCATGCTAAATCTCAGAAGTGGAAGGATGTGAGGGGCAAACGGAGCCGGCCCCCCATCACTTCCTCTGAGCTCAACTCCAGTCCTGTCGTGGCCAAAATGGCGGTGGTGCACAAAGCGTCTCAGAAGAAAAAGCCCTCCGTCAAGAGATTAAAGAATAAAGCAAAGCCTGTCTCTCACGCCAAGACAAACACCCCTCAGTCTGTAGTTCAGAAACCTCCCACACAGGCTAATGGAAGCTCAGTGTTTAAAATGGACAATGATTCAAATGACTCCATGGAATGGAAGAAGTACTCCCAGTCTATTCATGGGAATGGGGTTAAGACCTCAGGTGAAATACAACATATAATCCCAGTGAGACTGGAGGGAGGGTCTCTCCATAACTGTGCAGAGAGAGATGATCGACGAAACCACGCAGTGCTCGTCATGCAGAAGAATCAG ACCCTGTGTTTCCGTGGGAAGTGCCACCTGACCTGTCTGTACGGCCGGGTGGAGGTGATGGGGTTCACCATTGAAGAAGGCCAGCAGTCATATCCTCTCTTCTCCCCAGCGTCACATTGTCCTCTGACCATTAGAGCACTGGAAAACTCTGATCAGACCAGAGATGACAAAACAGAGGCTTCACCCATCCTCAAAAAGTACCTGACATCAG CATCACGGAAGAAATTGCTAAAAAATGTTACAACAAACTCCTCCATCATCCTGCTGGAGCCCATGGAGACGCCTCTGACGCGGTTCCTGTCGAGCTTCACAGATCTCAGTGAACTGTTCAGCCCCCCAGTG AGTGAACTCATGTCCGCTGTTCTTGACACTCCACTCAATGGTCTGGGGATGATTCCCTTGGTGGGAGCCATCGAGGGCCTGAAAATGTCAAAGAGCTACAGAGAGGCTCTCAACATGGTGGTCCGTGCCTGCAGAG GGGACCTGGATGGTTGTGCAGTCATCCTCGTATGTGGATCCAAAAATGTTGGCAAGTCAACGTTCATCCGCACCCTCATCAACACCTTACTGAACCA cactGGTAGTGTAGATTACCTGGAAGGTGACCTCGGTCAGACAGAGTTCACTCCGGCTGGATGCCTTTGTTTGGCGAATGTCACAGAACCACTTCTGG GTCCTCCTTTCACACATCAGACCTCCCCAGAGCACATGATCCACTTCGGTCACACGTCATGTGAGACGGACTTGGAGCGGTACCTGGAGTCTCTGAAGACCCTGTGGCGCAGACGGTCCCCGGGCAGAGAGACCACCGTCGTCATCAACACCATGGGCTGGGTCAAAG GATTTGGGTTTCAGCTGCTGGTGGACATGATCCGCTTCTTCCCCGTCTCACACGTGGTCCAGCTCAGTCACAGCGGGGTCACTCAGTGTCCCTCCATGACTCCAGAGTTTCTGAGGACGGCGCACGGCCACCAGACGCACCCCCCTGCTGTGACCGCTCTGGACGAGTTTACCGAGAGCCACAGCCCCCCCAAAAGTTACACTCACGTTATCGTACAATCAGAGTTCAAGGGAGCCGGGAGGCAAGGAACCGC GAAGCACCAGCGCACCAATGAGCTGAGAGAGCTTTCTCTGTTGGCCTACCTGAGTCAGCTGCAGTCACCTGACCCCGGACCAATCAGACCTCTGCACACCCTAACCCCCTACCAG GTGCCCCAATCAGCGGTGGCTCTGGGTGTGATCCACTGCGAGGTGGTGCCCTCTCACATGTTTTACGCTGCTAACGCCAGTCTGGTGGCCCTCTGCTGCCTGGGAGAGAAAGTGAGCAGCAAGGGAGGCCCCGTGCTGCTGAGTCAGGCTCCCATCTGCCCCTGCGTGGGCTTCG GTGTGCTTCGAGGTATCGACTTGGCGCGAGGTCTGTACTTTTTACTGACGCCTGTTGATCCCTCCATCCTTCGTAACGTCAACTGTTTCCTCCTGGGAGCGATATCCCTGCCTTCCTGTATCCTCACAACACAG CCTGGCTTTGATGGAGAGATGCCCTACATCACTAAAGACTACAGCTTTGATCTCACCGGTGCAGGAAAGCTGCGAGTCTTCAAGGGACTGACCAGACCCAGTCAAATGGGGAATTAG
- the zbtb48 gene encoding telomere zinc finger-associated protein isoform X2 has product MPPAESSHAQRVLSSLNQQRAVGRFCDAVLNVGGGVVYLAHRSILACFSDLFQQSNLAAAPCMEFCLQECPIDGLELLLNFLYTGELKLEADNLEKVQHAAASLGVPEALSLCQQFKENPADSQPLKRKRGRPRKSTSGDTIPNVPVKEENLLTITKVESSFDATTADLSMTSGAATTTTRSGRVVKGPRRLVTDDSQTTDFTDQEKGDEMAPLGPNEAESGVDAVESQNPDQLTGETEVSDLQIDLNDNSVNQAMEEVEEEEEEDDVGDCEAITEDTDEEYVPVEEPGSLSPSTSTAQKRKAQSKTDKSENGEAVEEDSKKDCVLCPICNKSFRSKYYLKVHNRRHTGERPFGCAKCGKRYFRKENLSLHEMKDCAKVQTYTCVTCSSTFNGKVELRLHVVSHTGNMPHKCSSCPEQFMHKKNLTIHMMKVHGHPKPHACPKTFLTRTELRVHEAAKHRGEKPFVCEECGHRASSRNGLQMHIKAIHRNERPFVCTLCGHAFSQKNNLNMHLRIHSGERPYQCHLCGKTFRTQASLDKHQRTHTGERPFSCDVCEQRFTEKGALVRHKASKHEEGRPHCCQICGKTFKAREQLRVHLRRHKGMRKFECIDCGYKFTRQAHLRRHTQIHKRTENYNPRQRKLRNLVVQDVEGSPGESEAARDEEDPLMAGKTNYNPEATADVQEPTHPEPGALVVGVGMESSVPVMEEASNQNLGHVGAAESFSVPEVLQQTQLDTEALESTINAENA; this is encoded by the exons ATGCCTCCAGCAGAGAGCAGCCATGCCCAGCGCGTCCTCTCCTCCCTGAACCAGCAGAGGGCGGTGGGCAGGTTCTGTGATGCAGTGTTGAATGTGGGAGGGGGGGTGGTCTACCTGGCCCACCGCAGCATCCTGGCCTGCTTCAGTGACCTCTTCCAGCAGTCCAACTTGGCCGCTGCACCCTGCATGGAGTTCTGCCTGCAGGAGTGCCCCATAGACGGCCTGGAGCTGCTGCTGAACTTCCTCTACACCGGGGAGCTGAAGCTGGAGGCTGACAACCTGGAGAAGGTTCAGCATGCAGCCGCCAGCCTGGGCGTTCCTGAGGCTCTCTCCCTGTGTCAGCAGTTCAAGGAGAACCCTGCTGATTCCCAGCCATTGAAACGTAAAAGAGGCCGACCCAGGAAGTCCACATCCGGAG ATACGATCCCCAATGTTCCAGTCAAAGAAGAGAACCTGCTCACAATCACAAAAGTTGAGTCCAGCTTTGATGCTACCACAGCTGATTTAAGCATGACCTCTGGAGCTGCTACCACCACCACTCGCTCTGGTCGTGTGGTGAAGGGCCCCCGGCGACTTGTGACCGATGACAGCCAAACCACTGATTTCACAGACCAGGAAAAAGGCGATGAAATGGCTCCACTTGGCCCCAACGAGGCAGAAAGTGGTGTCGATGCTGTGGAGAGCCAAAACCCAGATCAGCTGACTGGTGAAACTGAG GTATCTGACTTGCAGATTGACTTAAATGACAACAGTGTTAACCAGGCGATGGAggaagtagaagaagaagaggaagaagatgaTGTGGGGGATTGTGAGGCGATCACTGAAGACACAGATGAAGAGTATGTTCCTGTCGAAGAGCCCGGTTCCTTATCCCCGTCCACTTCAACGGCACAGAAGCGCAAGGCTCAGAGTAAAACGGATAAAAGTGAGAATGGAGAGGCCGTGGAGGAAGACTCCAAGAAGGACTGTGTGCTGTGTCCCATCTGTAACAAATCCTTCAGGAGCAAATACTACCTTAAAGTCCACAACAG GCGACACACAGGCGAGCGACCCTTTGGTTGCGCTAAATGTGGAAAGAGATACTTCAGGAAGGAGAATCTGTCGCTTCATGAGATGAAAGACTGTGCTAAAGTGCAG ACGTACACCTGCGTGACATGCTCCTCCACGTTCAACGGGAAAGTAGAGCTGCGTTTGCACGTTGTGTCCCACACGGGGAATATGCCCCACAAG TGTTCATCGTGTCCTGAACAGTTTATGCACAAGAAAAACTTGACGATTCACATGATGAAGGTCCATGGTCATCCCAAACCACATGCA TGCCCCAAAACCTTCCTAACTCGGACGGAGCTGCGCGTGCACGAAGCAGCCAAACATCGAGGGGAGAAGCCGTTTGTGTGTGAGGAGTGTGGCCATCGGGCGTCCAGTCGGAACGGCCTGCAGATGCATATCAAAGCCATTCACAG GAATGAGCGGCCTTTTGTATGTACCCTGTGTGGCCATGCATTCTCCCAGAAGAACAACCTGAACATGCATCTGCGTATACACAGCGGTGAGAGGCCTTACCAGTGCCATCTCTGTGGGAAGACCTTCAGGACTCAAG CCAGTCTGGATAAACACCAGCGGACACACACTGGCGAGCGTCCGTTCAGCTGTGATGTGTGTGAGCAGCGGTTCACAGAGAAAGGCGCGCTCGTCCGTCACAAGGCCAGCAAACACGAGGAGGGTCGACCCCACTGCTGTCAAATCTGTGGCAAGACCTTCAAAG CGAGGGAGCAGCTGCGTGTTCACCTGCGTCGCCACAAGGGCATGAGGAAATTCGAGTGCATCGACTGCGGCTACAAGTTCACTCGCCAG GCACACTTGCGACGTCACACTCAAATCCACAAACGCACGGAGAACTACAACCCCCGGCAGAGGAAGCTGAGGAACCTGGTGGTGCAGGACGTGGAGGGGAGTCCTGGTGAGAGCGAAGCTGCGAGAGACGAGGAAGACCCTCTGATGGCCGGGAAGACCAATTACAACCCAGAGGCAACCGCTGACGTCCAGGAACCCACACACCCAGAGCCAGGAGCCCTCGTAGTGGGGGTGGGGATGGAGTCGAGCGTCCCTGTGATGGAGGAGGCGTCCAATCAGAACCTGGGACACGTCGGGGCGGCGGAGAGCTTCTCTGTGCCAGAAGTGTTGCAGCAAACACAGCTGGACACCGAGGCGTTGGAGTCCACGATAAATGCAGAGAACGCTTGA
- the zbtb48 gene encoding telomere zinc finger-associated protein isoform X1 produces MPPAESSHAQRVLSSLNQQRAVGRFCDAVLNVGGGVVYLAHRSILACFSDLFQQSNLAAAPCMEFCLQECPIDGLELLLNFLYTGELKLEADNLEKVQHAAASLGVPEALSLCQQFKENPADSQPLKRKRGRPRKSTSGDTIPNVPVKEENLLTITKVESSFDATTADLSMTSGAATTTTRSGRVVKGPRRLVTDDSQTTDFTDQEKGDEMAPLGPNEAESGVDAVESQNPDQLTGETEVSDLQIDLNDNSVNQAMEEVEEEEEEDDVGDCEAITEDTDEEYVPVEEPGSLSPSTSTAQKRKAQSKTDKSENGEAVEEDSKKDCVLCPICNKSFRSKYYLKVHNRRHTGERPFGCAKCGKRYFRKENLSLHEMKDCAKVQTYTCVTCSSTFNGKVELRLHVVSHTGNMPHKCSSCPEQFMHKKNLTIHMMKVHGHPKPHACSQCPKTFLTRTELRVHEAAKHRGEKPFVCEECGHRASSRNGLQMHIKAIHRNERPFVCTLCGHAFSQKNNLNMHLRIHSGERPYQCHLCGKTFRTQASLDKHQRTHTGERPFSCDVCEQRFTEKGALVRHKASKHEEGRPHCCQICGKTFKAREQLRVHLRRHKGMRKFECIDCGYKFTRQAHLRRHTQIHKRTENYNPRQRKLRNLVVQDVEGSPGESEAARDEEDPLMAGKTNYNPEATADVQEPTHPEPGALVVGVGMESSVPVMEEASNQNLGHVGAAESFSVPEVLQQTQLDTEALESTINAENA; encoded by the exons ATGCCTCCAGCAGAGAGCAGCCATGCCCAGCGCGTCCTCTCCTCCCTGAACCAGCAGAGGGCGGTGGGCAGGTTCTGTGATGCAGTGTTGAATGTGGGAGGGGGGGTGGTCTACCTGGCCCACCGCAGCATCCTGGCCTGCTTCAGTGACCTCTTCCAGCAGTCCAACTTGGCCGCTGCACCCTGCATGGAGTTCTGCCTGCAGGAGTGCCCCATAGACGGCCTGGAGCTGCTGCTGAACTTCCTCTACACCGGGGAGCTGAAGCTGGAGGCTGACAACCTGGAGAAGGTTCAGCATGCAGCCGCCAGCCTGGGCGTTCCTGAGGCTCTCTCCCTGTGTCAGCAGTTCAAGGAGAACCCTGCTGATTCCCAGCCATTGAAACGTAAAAGAGGCCGACCCAGGAAGTCCACATCCGGAG ATACGATCCCCAATGTTCCAGTCAAAGAAGAGAACCTGCTCACAATCACAAAAGTTGAGTCCAGCTTTGATGCTACCACAGCTGATTTAAGCATGACCTCTGGAGCTGCTACCACCACCACTCGCTCTGGTCGTGTGGTGAAGGGCCCCCGGCGACTTGTGACCGATGACAGCCAAACCACTGATTTCACAGACCAGGAAAAAGGCGATGAAATGGCTCCACTTGGCCCCAACGAGGCAGAAAGTGGTGTCGATGCTGTGGAGAGCCAAAACCCAGATCAGCTGACTGGTGAAACTGAG GTATCTGACTTGCAGATTGACTTAAATGACAACAGTGTTAACCAGGCGATGGAggaagtagaagaagaagaggaagaagatgaTGTGGGGGATTGTGAGGCGATCACTGAAGACACAGATGAAGAGTATGTTCCTGTCGAAGAGCCCGGTTCCTTATCCCCGTCCACTTCAACGGCACAGAAGCGCAAGGCTCAGAGTAAAACGGATAAAAGTGAGAATGGAGAGGCCGTGGAGGAAGACTCCAAGAAGGACTGTGTGCTGTGTCCCATCTGTAACAAATCCTTCAGGAGCAAATACTACCTTAAAGTCCACAACAG GCGACACACAGGCGAGCGACCCTTTGGTTGCGCTAAATGTGGAAAGAGATACTTCAGGAAGGAGAATCTGTCGCTTCATGAGATGAAAGACTGTGCTAAAGTGCAG ACGTACACCTGCGTGACATGCTCCTCCACGTTCAACGGGAAAGTAGAGCTGCGTTTGCACGTTGTGTCCCACACGGGGAATATGCCCCACAAG TGTTCATCGTGTCCTGAACAGTTTATGCACAAGAAAAACTTGACGATTCACATGATGAAGGTCCATGGTCATCCCAAACCACATGCA TGTTCCCAGTGCCCCAAAACCTTCCTAACTCGGACGGAGCTGCGCGTGCACGAAGCAGCCAAACATCGAGGGGAGAAGCCGTTTGTGTGTGAGGAGTGTGGCCATCGGGCGTCCAGTCGGAACGGCCTGCAGATGCATATCAAAGCCATTCACAG GAATGAGCGGCCTTTTGTATGTACCCTGTGTGGCCATGCATTCTCCCAGAAGAACAACCTGAACATGCATCTGCGTATACACAGCGGTGAGAGGCCTTACCAGTGCCATCTCTGTGGGAAGACCTTCAGGACTCAAG CCAGTCTGGATAAACACCAGCGGACACACACTGGCGAGCGTCCGTTCAGCTGTGATGTGTGTGAGCAGCGGTTCACAGAGAAAGGCGCGCTCGTCCGTCACAAGGCCAGCAAACACGAGGAGGGTCGACCCCACTGCTGTCAAATCTGTGGCAAGACCTTCAAAG CGAGGGAGCAGCTGCGTGTTCACCTGCGTCGCCACAAGGGCATGAGGAAATTCGAGTGCATCGACTGCGGCTACAAGTTCACTCGCCAG GCACACTTGCGACGTCACACTCAAATCCACAAACGCACGGAGAACTACAACCCCCGGCAGAGGAAGCTGAGGAACCTGGTGGTGCAGGACGTGGAGGGGAGTCCTGGTGAGAGCGAAGCTGCGAGAGACGAGGAAGACCCTCTGATGGCCGGGAAGACCAATTACAACCCAGAGGCAACCGCTGACGTCCAGGAACCCACACACCCAGAGCCAGGAGCCCTCGTAGTGGGGGTGGGGATGGAGTCGAGCGTCCCTGTGATGGAGGAGGCGTCCAATCAGAACCTGGGACACGTCGGGGCGGCGGAGAGCTTCTCTGTGCCAGAAGTGTTGCAGCAAACACAGCTGGACACCGAGGCGTTGGAGTCCACGATAAATGCAGAGAACGCTTGA